Proteins from a genomic interval of Nocardioidaceae bacterium:
- a CDS encoding GAF domain-containing protein: MSDRPDPSLRRVDIDERLDGLLGRTGGPLSERERMRLLLDAAVATTSDLSLDGVLARIVRLAGAIVEARYAALGVLAEGGDRPLRTFVHHGLAVSVASDIGDAPHGLGLLGLLIDRPEPLRLHEIAEHPASFGFPAHHPPMRSFLGVPVRSRGRVFGNLYLTEKAGGGEFTAEDEEMVVALAAAAGVAIENARLYQEARHRQHWLEATALGTSALAGDGATSEVLDALAHRAMLAADADSAWLVLRSSHGPSRVAALAGALPGDLDDLTRPGTSTAQILSEADAEADAGGLAGSLEPRGPLGGPQLVVPLRTDGAALGVLGIAWAHERAGAGHDLDPDLPRQHAHQLGLALEVARARDNQQRLAVLEERDRIARDLHDVVIQRLFAVSLGLDSLTRRLEDPQTAGRVSRAVDELDQTVKDIRRTIFALNVPAHAGDVQSRISLLVERARATLKFRPSLTFEGPVRSVVVGEVAEDVLAVLAEALSNAGRHASADTVEVTVAAGRQICLTVTDDGAGFDDTRVAHSGLENLRRRAEDRGGTLEVRSTPGRGTQVVWTVPAPPRHGR, translated from the coding sequence ATGAGTGACCGCCCCGACCCCAGTCTGCGACGCGTCGACATCGACGAGCGGCTGGACGGACTGTTGGGTCGTACGGGCGGCCCGCTCTCGGAGCGGGAGCGCATGCGTCTCCTGCTCGACGCCGCCGTGGCCACGACGAGCGACCTGTCGCTCGACGGAGTCCTGGCCCGCATCGTCCGACTGGCGGGAGCGATCGTCGAGGCGCGGTACGCGGCGCTGGGCGTGCTGGCGGAGGGGGGCGACCGCCCGCTGCGTACCTTCGTCCACCACGGCCTCGCGGTGAGCGTGGCCTCCGACATCGGGGACGCACCCCACGGACTCGGTCTCCTGGGTCTGCTGATCGATCGACCGGAGCCGCTGCGGCTGCACGAGATCGCCGAGCACCCGGCATCCTTCGGATTTCCTGCGCACCACCCTCCGATGCGCTCGTTCCTCGGCGTCCCGGTCCGCAGCCGAGGACGCGTGTTCGGCAATCTCTACCTGACCGAGAAGGCGGGGGGAGGCGAATTCACGGCGGAGGACGAGGAGATGGTGGTGGCGCTAGCGGCCGCCGCCGGTGTCGCGATCGAGAACGCACGGCTCTACCAGGAAGCACGCCACCGGCAGCACTGGTTGGAGGCCACGGCCCTCGGCACCAGTGCGCTCGCCGGTGACGGGGCGACCTCGGAGGTCCTCGACGCGCTGGCGCACCGCGCGATGCTCGCGGCCGACGCCGACAGCGCCTGGTTGGTGCTCCGGAGCAGCCACGGGCCCTCGCGCGTGGCGGCGCTCGCAGGGGCCCTCCCCGGCGACCTCGACGACCTGACGCGCCCTGGCACGTCGACTGCGCAGATCCTCTCCGAGGCCGACGCAGAGGCCGACGCCGGCGGACTCGCCGGATCCCTGGAGCCGAGGGGGCCTCTGGGCGGTCCCCAGCTGGTCGTCCCCCTGCGGACCGATGGTGCCGCGCTCGGCGTCCTGGGCATCGCCTGGGCGCACGAGCGTGCGGGGGCCGGTCACGACCTCGACCCGGACCTACCACGGCAGCACGCGCACCAGCTGGGGCTGGCTCTGGAGGTCGCCCGGGCGCGCGACAACCAGCAACGGCTCGCCGTGCTCGAGGAGCGTGACCGGATCGCGCGAGACCTCCATGACGTGGTGATCCAGCGGCTGTTCGCCGTGTCCCTCGGCCTGGACTCCTTGACGCGCAGGCTCGAGGACCCTCAGACCGCGGGCAGGGTGTCCCGCGCGGTCGACGAGCTCGACCAGACGGTCAAGGACATCCGTCGCACCATCTTCGCCTTGAACGTCCCAGCTCATGCCGGTGACGTGCAGTCACGGATCTCGCTTTTGGTGGAGCGCGCCCGAGCCACGCTGAAGTTCCGTCCCTCGCTCACCTTCGAGGGGCCCGTACGCAGCGTCGTCGTCGGGGAGGTGGCTGAGGACGTCCTCGCAGTCCTTGCCGAGGCTCTTTCGAACGCCGGCAGGCACGCCAGTGCGGACACCGTCGAGGTCACGGTCGCGGCCGGCCGCCAGATCTGTCTGACGGTGACAGATGACGGCGCCGGCTTCGACGACACGCGGGTCGCTCACAGCGGGCTCGAGAACTTGCGACGGCGAGCCGAGGACCGTGGCGGGACTCTCGAGGTCCGGTCTACCCCCGGTCGGGGCACGCAGGTGGTGTGGACCGTGCCGGCCCCGCCGAGACACGGGCGCTGA
- a CDS encoding response regulator transcription factor has protein sequence MVEPSAPEERLVRVFLLDDHEVVRRGIREMLADEQGIVVVGEAGSAAEAVPRILALRPDVAVLDNRLRDGTGIDVCREVRSRDPEIRALILTSYDDDDAVFAAIMAGAAGYVLKHVRGVDLVHDIRRVAAGHSTLDPDLTARVFDRVRHGPPVDEELERLTEQEQRLLELIGRGLTNREIASELFLAEKTVRNYVSTMLAKLGLGSRTQAAIFAQKHPRR, from the coding sequence ATGGTCGAGCCGTCGGCGCCGGAGGAACGCCTCGTGCGCGTCTTCCTCCTGGACGACCACGAGGTCGTGCGCCGCGGCATCCGGGAGATGTTGGCCGATGAGCAAGGGATCGTCGTGGTCGGGGAGGCAGGCTCCGCGGCCGAGGCCGTGCCCCGCATCCTCGCGCTCCGTCCCGACGTCGCCGTCCTCGACAACCGGCTTCGCGACGGGACCGGGATCGACGTGTGTCGGGAGGTGCGTTCGCGTGACCCCGAGATCCGAGCGCTCATCCTGACCTCGTACGACGACGACGACGCGGTCTTCGCCGCGATCATGGCCGGCGCCGCCGGGTACGTCCTCAAGCACGTGCGGGGAGTGGACCTCGTGCACGACATCCGTCGGGTCGCCGCGGGGCACTCGACCCTCGACCCCGATCTCACCGCACGGGTCTTCGACCGGGTCCGTCACGGTCCGCCGGTGGACGAGGAGCTCGAGCGTCTCACCGAGCAGGAGCAGCGTCTGCTCGAGCTGATCGGCCGCGGACTGACGAACCGGGAGATCGCCTCCGAGCTCTTCCTCGCCGAGAAGACCGTACGCAACTACGTCTCGACCATGCTGGCGAAGCTCGGGCTGGGCAGTCGCACCCAGGCGGCGATCTTCGCCCAGAAGCATCCACGCCGCTGA
- a CDS encoding SRPBCC family protein: MSRTSRPMTVSDSVEVAVAPGVAYAAFSDVSQMGRWSPENRGADAEPGKALTVGDRFTGRNRRGRVSWQTSCVVTAADAPHHFAFTVDTWGVRKPWLKAPVATWDYRFEPTETGVRVQQTWIDERTSWPDWAARAFDKVATGTTFARFQRGNIARTLARFKRELENGERSPS; encoded by the coding sequence ATGTCTCGCACCTCTCGACCCATGACCGTCAGCGACTCCGTCGAGGTCGCCGTCGCACCCGGGGTCGCGTACGCAGCCTTCAGCGACGTCTCCCAGATGGGACGCTGGAGTCCCGAGAACCGCGGGGCCGACGCCGAGCCGGGCAAGGCGCTGACCGTCGGGGACCGGTTCACCGGCCGCAACCGCCGTGGCCGTGTCAGCTGGCAGACCAGCTGTGTGGTGACGGCCGCCGACGCCCCGCACCACTTCGCGTTCACCGTCGACACCTGGGGCGTACGCAAGCCGTGGCTGAAGGCTCCCGTGGCGACCTGGGACTACCGCTTCGAGCCCACCGAGACCGGCGTCCGGGTGCAGCAGACGTGGATCGACGAGCGCACCTCGTGGCCCGACTGGGCCGCGCGGGCCTTCGACAAGGTCGCGACCGGCACGACGTTCGCGCGGTTCCAGCGCGGCAACATCGCTCGTACGCTCGCGCGCTTCAAGCGCGAGCTCGAGAACGGCGAGCGATCCCCGAGCTGA
- a CDS encoding GntR family transcriptional regulator → MPSPLGGEVTYADRTVSVLRQMILEGQLASGERLNEVHLAQALGISRGPLREAMRRLSSEGLLNLVPHRGAFVPAFTAEQLSDLYTLRIALETHAARLVAESGDASSLEPLVSEVDGAASVLADGDAAYPSDRDFHRVLVQLSGSTALVEAAEATSARIRLARSRSASQPARAREAVAEHRDIVDALSAGDAEAAVRLLRRHLLNSLDNAIALIDAQT, encoded by the coding sequence ATGCCGTCCCCGCTCGGCGGCGAGGTGACGTACGCGGACCGGACGGTCTCGGTCCTGCGGCAGATGATCCTCGAGGGCCAGCTCGCCTCCGGTGAGCGACTCAACGAGGTGCACCTCGCCCAGGCGCTGGGCATCAGCCGCGGTCCTCTGCGCGAGGCGATGCGGCGGCTCAGCAGCGAGGGCCTGCTGAACCTCGTGCCGCACCGCGGGGCGTTCGTGCCGGCCTTCACCGCCGAGCAGCTCTCCGACCTCTACACGCTGCGCATCGCTCTCGAGACGCACGCCGCCCGCTTGGTGGCCGAGTCGGGCGACGCCTCGAGCCTCGAGCCTCTCGTGAGCGAGGTCGACGGGGCGGCCTCGGTGCTCGCCGACGGCGACGCCGCCTATCCCTCCGACCGCGACTTCCACCGGGTGCTCGTGCAGCTCTCGGGCAGTACTGCCCTCGTGGAGGCCGCCGAGGCGACGTCGGCCCGCATCAGGCTGGCGCGGTCACGATCGGCCAGCCAGCCGGCACGGGCCCGCGAGGCGGTGGCGGAGCACCGCGACATCGTCGACGCCCTCTCGGCAGGGGACGCCGAGGCGGCCGTACGCCTCCTGCGTCGTCACCTGCTGAACTCCCTCGACAACGCGATCGCCCTCATCGACGCGCAGACCTGA
- the mftF gene encoding mycofactocin biosynthesis glycosyltransferase MftF (Members of this protein family, MftF, are glycosyltransferases, members of PF00535 (glycosyl transferase family 2). The encoding gene is found as part of the mycofactocin cassette, in Mycobacterium tuberculosis, many other Actinobacteria, and occasional members of other lineages. Mycofactocin itself, a putative redox carrier, is a heavily modified derivative of the C-terminal Val-Tyr dipeptide of the mycofactocin precursor MftA (TIGR03969).): protein MTSTAPAAAPVHDQPAEPALPDGFTVELLPTTSQLEGGRLLVGGAPVTAMRLSRAAGDLLSGRRLTVTDVASAVLADRLLARDMAAPVVDDVEARPAEEMTVVVPVRDRAEQLDRCLAALGPLRVVVVDDASRGPGAVAAVATRHGAELVVLADNVGPAGARNAGLARVRTPLVAFVDSDVVASAEVLLQLTRQLADPSVALVGPRVVGRTTRADPRWFEPYDAAASSLDLGRRPGSVSSGAAVGWLPSACLVGEVARLGDGFDTRLRVGEDVDLVWRLTAAGNRVRYDPGCVVHHDVRPTLTGWLGRKVVYGSGGAELARRHPGQLAPAVLSPSMAVAGLALLSRRRWGLAVAGATVAHAAVSVDRALPREVPQPTRARASVALALQGAGWAVRQESSLLVRHWSPVSAVLLASRPGRRVMASALVIDGLVACYERRHTGLDVATLLVGRRLDDAAYGAGLWWGAWRARSLAALLPRRPSRPGGPSGAGRGVRDLRSARR from the coding sequence ATGACGTCGACCGCGCCCGCGGCCGCGCCCGTGCACGATCAGCCCGCGGAGCCCGCCCTGCCAGACGGCTTCACGGTCGAGCTGCTGCCGACGACATCGCAGCTCGAGGGCGGCCGGCTCCTGGTCGGCGGCGCTCCGGTCACGGCGATGCGCCTCTCACGCGCCGCCGGCGATCTGCTGTCCGGTCGCCGGCTCACGGTGACCGACGTCGCGAGTGCGGTGCTGGCCGACCGTCTCCTGGCACGCGACATGGCGGCTCCCGTGGTCGACGACGTCGAGGCGAGACCGGCCGAGGAGATGACGGTGGTCGTGCCGGTCCGCGACCGCGCGGAGCAGCTCGACCGTTGTCTCGCGGCTCTCGGACCACTCCGTGTCGTCGTGGTCGACGACGCCTCCCGCGGTCCGGGCGCGGTCGCGGCGGTCGCGACTCGCCACGGCGCCGAGCTGGTGGTCTTGGCGGACAACGTCGGACCGGCCGGTGCGCGCAACGCAGGGCTGGCTCGCGTACGCACCCCCCTGGTCGCCTTCGTCGACTCCGACGTCGTCGCGTCCGCGGAGGTGCTGCTGCAGCTGACGCGGCAGCTCGCGGACCCCTCGGTGGCCCTCGTCGGACCCCGTGTCGTCGGCCGTACGACGAGGGCGGACCCGCGATGGTTCGAGCCGTACGACGCCGCGGCCTCGTCCTTGGACCTCGGTCGCCGCCCCGGCTCCGTAAGCAGCGGCGCCGCCGTGGGCTGGCTGCCCAGCGCGTGCCTGGTCGGCGAGGTGGCACGGCTCGGTGACGGGTTCGACACGAGGCTGCGGGTCGGCGAGGACGTGGACCTGGTCTGGCGACTGACCGCGGCGGGGAACCGCGTGCGGTACGACCCCGGGTGCGTGGTGCACCACGACGTACGCCCCACACTGACCGGGTGGCTCGGCCGCAAGGTCGTGTACGGCTCGGGCGGTGCCGAGCTGGCCAGGCGTCACCCGGGTCAGTTGGCCCCCGCGGTGCTGTCGCCCTCGATGGCCGTCGCGGGGCTGGCGCTGCTCTCCCGGCGGAGGTGGGGCCTCGCCGTGGCCGGTGCCACCGTTGCGCACGCTGCCGTCTCGGTCGATCGGGCGCTCCCCCGCGAGGTGCCGCAGCCCACCCGGGCGCGGGCATCGGTCGCGCTGGCACTGCAAGGCGCCGGCTGGGCGGTGCGACAGGAGTCGTCGCTGCTGGTCAGGCACTGGTCACCGGTCTCGGCGGTCCTGCTGGCCTCGCGGCCTGGCCGTCGGGTGATGGCCTCGGCTCTGGTGATCGACGGTCTCGTGGCCTGCTACGAGCGACGGCACACAGGGCTCGACGTCGCCACGCTGCTGGTCGGGCGGCGACTCGACGACGCGGCGTACGGGGCCGGGCTCTGGTGGGGTGCCTGGCGCGCCCGGTCTCTGGCGGCGCTGCTGCCGCGGCGCCCCTCTCGGCCCGGTGGGCCGAGCGGGGCAGGCCGTGGCGTACGCGACCTCAGGTCTGCGCGTCGATGA
- a CDS encoding SDR family oxidoreductase, producing MTERVAIVTGAARGIGAAVVDHLVADGCAVVALDVCSGSPQATREDLEQVAARGGDSVVPVVADVRDRSALETAVDLATDRWGRLDVAVGAAAVVRGGAPLWETADSDLQDLWDVDVRGVWNLAAAAIPAMLRSPSPERARFVAVASAAGHHGLFHLAGYSTVKHAVVGLVKGLAADLRGTGITACAVSPGSTDTAMLAETAGLYGVDVATLVAQQDLGRVLAPAEVAAVIAHACSPAGAVFHASDVHADGGFRP from the coding sequence ATGACAGAGCGCGTCGCGATCGTCACCGGGGCGGCCCGCGGCATCGGCGCGGCCGTGGTCGACCACCTGGTCGCCGACGGCTGTGCCGTGGTCGCGCTCGACGTGTGCTCGGGGTCCCCGCAGGCGACCCGGGAGGACCTCGAGCAGGTGGCCGCGCGCGGCGGTGATTCGGTCGTGCCGGTCGTCGCCGACGTCCGCGACCGGTCGGCGCTCGAGACGGCGGTGGATCTCGCGACTGACCGCTGGGGACGCCTCGACGTCGCCGTCGGCGCCGCAGCCGTCGTCCGCGGTGGCGCGCCGCTGTGGGAGACCGCCGATTCCGACCTGCAGGACCTGTGGGACGTCGACGTGCGCGGCGTGTGGAACCTGGCCGCGGCGGCGATCCCCGCGATGCTGCGCAGCCCGAGTCCCGAGCGTGCGCGCTTCGTGGCCGTCGCCTCGGCCGCCGGTCACCACGGCCTGTTCCACCTCGCGGGCTACAGCACCGTCAAGCACGCCGTGGTCGGTCTCGTGAAGGGGCTCGCCGCGGACCTGCGCGGCACCGGGATCACGGCGTGCGCGGTCTCCCCCGGATCCACCGACACCGCGATGCTGGCCGAGACCGCAGGGCTCTACGGCGTGGACGTCGCGACGCTGGTCGCGCAGCAGGACCTCGGCCGCGTCCTCGCGCCCGCGGAGGTCGCCGCCGTCATCGCCCACGCCTGCTCCCCGGCCGGCGCGGTCTTCCACGCCTCGGACGTGCACGCCGACGGCGGCTTCAGGCCATGA
- the mftE gene encoding mycofactocin biosynthesis peptidyl-dipeptidase MftE, translated as MSSLADATWPEIDRRPLVLVPVGSVEQHGPHLPLDTDTTIAVAVAEAAAREVGGWAAPPLAYGSSGEHQSFAGTSSVGTDALTHQVVELVRSMTTWAAGVLLVNAHGGNLTALRAAVETLGMEGRRVAWVACATEEVDLHAGRTETSLMLHLRPGSVRLDRAEAGNCSPLAEILPAMMSGGVAAVSANGVLGDPAGASAQEGLGVLRAMVADVTDAARRLTA; from the coding sequence GTGAGCTCGCTCGCCGACGCGACGTGGCCGGAGATCGATCGGCGGCCGCTGGTCCTGGTGCCCGTCGGGTCGGTCGAGCAGCACGGGCCCCACCTGCCGCTGGACACCGACACCACGATCGCCGTCGCCGTCGCGGAGGCCGCGGCGCGCGAGGTCGGCGGGTGGGCGGCGCCGCCGCTGGCGTACGGGTCGAGCGGGGAGCACCAGTCCTTCGCCGGCACCTCCTCGGTGGGGACCGACGCGTTGACCCACCAGGTCGTCGAGCTCGTGCGCTCGATGACGACCTGGGCGGCCGGCGTGCTGCTGGTCAACGCGCACGGAGGCAACCTCACGGCGCTGCGCGCGGCCGTCGAAACGCTCGGCATGGAGGGTCGGCGGGTGGCGTGGGTCGCGTGCGCCACCGAGGAGGTCGACCTGCACGCAGGGCGTACGGAGACCTCGCTGATGCTCCACCTGCGGCCCGGGTCCGTACGACTGGACCGTGCCGAGGCCGGCAACTGCAGTCCGCTCGCGGAGATCCTGCCCGCGATGATGTCCGGGGGCGTCGCCGCCGTCTCCGCCAACGGCGTGCTGGGCGACCCCGCCGGCGCGTCGGCGCAGGAGGGCCTCGGGGTGCTGCGCGCGATGGTGGCGGACGTGACGGACGCGGCCCGTCGCCTGACGGCGTGA
- the mftD gene encoding mycofactocin biosynthesis FMN-dependent deaminase MftD (MftD, an enzyme found in the mycofactocin biosynthesis locus, performs an oxidative deamination of 3-amino-5-[(p-hydroxyphenyl)methyl]-4,4-dimethyl-2-pyrrolidinone (AHDP). The resulting compound, now called pre-mycofactocin (PMFT), is a biologically active redox cofactor that can oxidize the non-exchangeable NADH of TIGR03971 family SDR-type oxidoreductases.): MKKPTNPWKQNPWFESVAVAQRRARKRLPAPVYGALVAGSERGQTISDNESAFTEIGLLPLVAGHAAERSTQTRILGTDVSLPVLISPTGVQAVHPDGEVAVARAAAARGTIMGLSNFASKSVEEVTATGAQTYFQMYWTGDRDTMIQRMQRAHRAGVIGLIATLDWSFSMGRDWGSPEIPEKVDLRTMVRMAPQVATKARWMYRFGRSGQIPDLTAPNLAPPQESVGPTFFGAYYEWMTTPPPSWEDVAWMAATWHEISGTPFVLKGVCRVDDARRAVDAGVDAISVSNHGGNNIDGTPAAIRVLHPIAQAVGEDITVLMDGGVRRGSDVVKALALGASAVMIGRAYLWGLAANGQTGVENVIDVLGGGIDSALRGLGVSSVQDLSPEHLLVPDGFHVSSDRAPSPVLS; encoded by the coding sequence ATGAAGAAGCCGACGAACCCCTGGAAGCAGAACCCCTGGTTCGAGTCCGTGGCCGTCGCCCAGCGCCGGGCGCGCAAGCGCCTGCCCGCTCCCGTGTACGGCGCGCTCGTCGCGGGCTCGGAGCGCGGCCAGACGATAAGCGACAACGAGTCGGCCTTCACCGAGATAGGGTTGCTGCCCCTCGTCGCAGGCCACGCCGCGGAGCGCTCGACGCAGACCCGGATCCTCGGCACGGACGTGTCGCTTCCGGTGCTCATCAGCCCCACGGGCGTGCAGGCGGTGCACCCGGACGGGGAGGTCGCCGTCGCCCGGGCCGCTGCGGCCCGGGGCACGATCATGGGGTTGTCGAACTTCGCGTCGAAGTCGGTGGAGGAGGTCACCGCCACCGGCGCCCAGACGTACTTCCAGATGTACTGGACCGGTGACCGCGACACCATGATCCAGCGCATGCAGCGGGCCCACCGCGCCGGCGTGATCGGGCTGATCGCGACGCTCGACTGGTCCTTCTCGATGGGTCGTGACTGGGGCTCGCCCGAGATCCCCGAGAAGGTCGACCTGAGGACGATGGTGCGGATGGCCCCGCAGGTGGCGACCAAGGCGCGCTGGATGTACCGCTTCGGTCGGTCCGGCCAGATCCCGGACCTGACGGCCCCGAACCTCGCCCCGCCCCAGGAGTCTGTCGGCCCGACCTTCTTCGGCGCGTACTACGAGTGGATGACCACGCCGCCGCCGTCGTGGGAGGACGTCGCGTGGATGGCAGCGACCTGGCACGAGATCAGCGGGACCCCGTTCGTCCTCAAGGGCGTGTGCCGGGTCGACGACGCGCGACGCGCGGTGGACGCGGGCGTCGACGCGATCTCGGTCTCCAACCACGGAGGCAACAACATCGACGGCACACCGGCCGCGATCCGGGTGCTCCACCCGATCGCGCAGGCGGTGGGCGAGGACATCACGGTGCTGATGGACGGTGGCGTACGCCGGGGCTCCGACGTCGTGAAGGCCCTGGCCCTCGGCGCGTCGGCGGTGATGATCGGCCGCGCGTACCTGTGGGGTCTCGCCGCCAACGGCCAGACCGGCGTCGAGAACGTCATCGACGTCCTCGGCGGAGGCATCGACTCCGCGCTGCGTGGACTCGGGGTCTCCTCGGTCCAGGACCTCTCCCCCGAGCACCTGCTCGTCCCCGACGGCTTCCACGTGTCCTCGGACCGCGCCCCCTCACCCGTCCTGTCGTGA
- the mftC gene encoding mycofactocin radical SAM maturase (MftC is a radical SAM/SPASM enzyme that catalyzes the first two steps in biosynthesis of the electron carrier mycofactocin from the terminal Val-Tyr dipeptide of the precursor peptide MftA.) encodes MTITPTRPAPTALTARTAPTAPPARPTGGTLVEQFELGLDAPICLTWELTYACNLECAHCLSSSGRRDPRELTTEQCEAVIDELQRMQVFYVNIGGGEPTIRPDFWHLLQYAIDHQVGVKFSTNGARLTPERAAFLASPACNGYVDVQISLDGATAEVNDYVRGPGSYDMALTALQNLQDAGFTDAKISVVCTRQNIGQLDEFQALADRFGATLRLTRLRPSGRGADVWDELHPLPHQQRELYDWLMAKGEGVLTGDSFFHLAAFGEALPGLNLCGAGRVVCLIDPIGDVYACPFAIHDEFLAGNLLTDGGFQAVWQTSELFTELRSPQTGGACASCAFFDSCRGGCMAAKFFTGLPLDGPDPECVQGYGEQALAGDRVIPASSQDHSKAAPTRNQPVMLKLLTRPPASACAESPLAGFDPTTDSCATKGCCS; translated from the coding sequence ATGACCATCACGCCCACCCGGCCGGCCCCGACCGCCCTCACCGCTCGGACCGCTCCGACCGCCCCGCCTGCGCGACCGACCGGCGGCACGCTCGTGGAGCAGTTCGAGCTCGGCCTCGACGCTCCGATCTGCCTGACCTGGGAGCTCACCTACGCCTGCAACCTCGAGTGCGCACACTGCCTGTCGAGCAGCGGACGACGGGATCCGCGCGAGCTCACCACCGAGCAGTGCGAGGCGGTCATCGACGAGCTGCAGCGGATGCAGGTCTTCTACGTCAACATCGGCGGTGGCGAGCCCACCATCCGGCCCGACTTCTGGCACCTGCTGCAGTACGCGATCGACCACCAGGTCGGGGTGAAGTTCTCCACCAACGGGGCACGTCTGACCCCCGAGCGCGCCGCGTTCCTCGCTTCCCCGGCCTGCAACGGGTACGTCGACGTGCAGATCTCCCTCGACGGGGCGACCGCGGAGGTCAACGACTACGTGCGGGGCCCCGGCTCGTACGACATGGCCCTCACGGCGCTGCAGAACCTCCAGGACGCCGGCTTCACCGACGCCAAGATCTCGGTGGTCTGCACCCGGCAGAACATCGGCCAGCTGGACGAGTTCCAGGCGCTCGCGGACCGGTTCGGTGCGACCCTGCGCCTGACCCGGCTGCGCCCGAGCGGTCGCGGCGCGGACGTGTGGGACGAGCTGCACCCCCTCCCCCACCAGCAGCGCGAGCTGTACGACTGGCTCATGGCCAAGGGCGAGGGCGTCCTGACCGGCGACTCGTTCTTCCACCTCGCCGCGTTCGGCGAGGCTCTGCCGGGTCTCAACCTGTGCGGTGCCGGTCGCGTCGTGTGCCTGATCGACCCCATCGGGGACGTGTACGCCTGCCCCTTCGCGATCCACGACGAGTTCCTGGCGGGCAACCTGCTCACCGACGGCGGCTTCCAGGCGGTCTGGCAGACCTCCGAGCTGTTCACCGAGCTGCGTTCCCCCCAGACCGGTGGCGCCTGCGCCTCCTGTGCGTTCTTCGACTCCTGCCGCGGCGGCTGCATGGCCGCCAAGTTCTTCACCGGGCTCCCCCTCGACGGACCCGACCCCGAGTGCGTCCAGGGCTACGGCGAGCAGGCACTGGCGGGTGACCGGGTGATCCCCGCCTCGAGCCAGGACCATTCCAAGGCCGCGCCGACGCGGAACCAGCCGGTGATGCTGAAGCTGCTGACCCGACCACCGGCCAGTGCCTGCGCCGAGAGCCCGCTGGCCGGGTTCGATCCCACCACCGATTCCTGCGCGACGAAGGGCTGCTGCTCATGA
- the mftB gene encoding mycofactocin biosynthesis chaperone MftB (MftB, a small protein, is a peptide chaperone that assists the radical SAM enzyme MftC in performing two modifications to the C-terminal Val-Tyr dipeptide of the mycofactocin precursor peptide, MftA. MftB's role is analogous to the role of PqqD in the biosynthesis of PQQ, a cofactor that derives entirely from a Tyr and a Glu in the precursor PqqA.), with translation MLDQAWTLSPSVALRPEPFGALAYHFGNRKLTFLKRPELVAVVQALGDQPDVRGALEAAGVPPAQHEAYAEALAGLARTDMIRPRSSEENA, from the coding sequence ATGCTCGACCAGGCCTGGACCCTGTCGCCCTCGGTGGCGTTGCGACCCGAGCCCTTCGGGGCGCTCGCGTACCACTTCGGCAACCGCAAGCTCACGTTCCTCAAGCGGCCCGAGCTGGTGGCCGTGGTCCAGGCCCTGGGCGACCAGCCCGACGTCCGTGGAGCCCTCGAGGCGGCCGGCGTGCCGCCCGCCCAGCACGAGGCGTACGCCGAGGCGCTCGCCGGGCTCGCCCGCACCGACATGATCCGGCCCCGCAGCTCCGAGGAGAACGCATGA
- the mftA gene encoding mycofactocin precursor MftA (Mycofactocin is a small molecule electron carrier derived from the final two amino acids, Val-Tyr, of MftA, the mycofactocin precursor. It plays a role in redox homeostasis and the metabolism of alcohols and aldehydes in Actinobacteria, including Mycobacterium tuberculosis.) has translation MNPDTPTSADTPTASPEETVTSEMLIEEVSIDGMCGVY, from the coding sequence ATGAACCCCGACACCCCCACCTCAGCCGACACCCCCACCGCGTCGCCGGAGGAGACCGTGACGAGCGAGATGCTCATCGAGGAGGTCTCGATCGACGGCATGTGCGGCGTCTACTGA